DNA sequence from the Plasmodium cynomolgi strain B DNA, scaffold: 0127, whole genome shotgun sequence genome:
ATTTTGatagttttttttgggggttcTATATTGATATAATAGTGCAATAGGTAAATTTTTGAATTAATTTGTTTccgtatttatatattaaaactttctttttttatctagTATTTCATTTTCCGATATTTATGTGTGTATGAAGCTAATGAAAAGGAAGCTATTGAAAAAGGtaatgatgaagaagataTTTCTCTCTGCAAAAATGTTATAGATGAGGATAATATATGGGATggaaaaattcaaaacaTTTGTGaacaatttataaaatattttatattttcttctaaaaatggaaataatatGG
Encoded proteins:
- a CDS encoding hypothetical protein (putative) — encoded protein: YFIFRYLCVYEANEKEAIEKGNDEEDISLCKNVIDEDNIWDGKIQNICEQFIKYFIFSSKNGNNMGVQKEDYCIEYFNYWLNDKLRSHVELSENRSKIYKHFE